In a single window of the Thermofilum uzonense genome:
- the radA gene encoding DNA repair and recombination protein RadA, with protein sequence MHSIDELAKEENIGRVTISRLKAAGIENLEDLVLYNPEELEELTGIDFERALRVIRTARRIVGWEARAIPGKEYASLLKKREALTTGVSSIDALTGGGLAVYDIHEFAGEFGSGKTQLCHQLAVTVQLPPSRGGLGGGVVYIDTEGTFSPERIESISARFGVEDPLANIYVFRPLSVDELEEFVVRELSRLVKGGSRLIIVDSVIALYRAQFRGREWLAMRQQRINYMLDWVKRLSRLYSLVAVITNQVVSVPSAWGVAVKLPAGGNIIAHASTHRFLLKKTGDAFLLEVLDSPRVARGASVEFRIEEDGLHDAR encoded by the coding sequence GTGCATAGTATAGACGAGCTCGCAAAAGAGGAGAATATAGGCAGAGTCACTATTTCGAGGCTTAAAGCTGCTGGTATCGAGAACCTCGAAGATCTTGTCCTCTATAATCCTGAGGAGCTGGAGGAATTGACGGGGATAGACTTCGAGAGAGCCTTAAGAGTTATACGGACCGCCAGAAGGATAGTGGGCTGGGAGGCACGGGCTATCCCTGGGAAGGAATATGCTTCATTGCTGAAGAAGAGAGAGGCCCTCACTACCGGTGTTAGCTCCATCGATGCACTGACTGGTGGCGGGTTAGCAGTATATGACATTCACGAATTTGCCGGAGAGTTTGGCTCGGGCAAGACACAGCTCTGCCATCAGCTCGCGGTTACTGTTCAGCTGCCACCTTCGAGAGGTGGTCTAGGAGGAGGCGTGGTATACATCGACACGGAGGGGACTTTTAGCCCTGAAAGAATTGAGTCTATCTCTGCCAGGTTTGGTGTAGAGGATCCCTTGGCTAATATTTACGTGTTTAGACCTTTGAGCGTAGACGAGTTGGAAGAGTTTGTTGTGAGGGAGCTTTCCCGGCTTGTAAAAGGTGGATCTAGGCTCATCATAGTGGACTCTGTTATAGCGCTGTATAGAGCTCAGTTCAGGGGTAGGGAGTGGCTGGCCATGAGGCAACAGAGGATAAATTATATGCTGGACTGGGTTAAGAGGCTGTCTAGACTCTACAGTCTCGTCGCGGTTATCACGAATCAGGTCGTGAGTGTGCCTAGCGCTTGGGGCGTCGCTGTAAAGCTCCCGGCCGGAGGCAACATTATAGCCCATGCAAGTACGCACCGCTTCCTTTTGAAGAAAACGGGCGATGCATTCCTCCTCGAGGTCTTGGACAGCCCGCGCGTTGCCCGTGGCGCGAGTGTAGAGTTTAGAATCGAGGAGGACGGGCTCCACGATGCCAGGTAG
- a CDS encoding NAD(P)-binding protein, protein MSTGGGFRRVAIVGAGPAGAYLARLLVDDGFEVKVFEGAPRLASKPCGGGLPFSVERVLRVPEESVLVKVKGYKVYVGAKVSKESHGKFYGYIVDKESLLKYLLEGVEVVRKWTSPEKLQDFDLIVDARGHPVYSGKKALALQVEGMSEEIVEDEIQIYFFPEIVGYAWVFPTGDKRVKAGFGGLAEHDVLQRLLNDLIRRIRLREITGVKGSPIASGGLLGHYSDGVYRIGEALGAVMPLSGEGIRPSMITAVALHRDLTGQASFNRTISSFGLDLNLKVQLGILRFLEESPPSERAALLERAPQEILERVTAGTVTLSFLVEAAARWPGFFSKIAGKVTGLNIKQLTGKSD, encoded by the coding sequence ATGAGCACTGGAGGAGGGTTTAGGCGAGTCGCAATAGTTGGGGCTGGCCCTGCGGGAGCCTACCTTGCCAGGCTATTAGTTGACGACGGCTTCGAGGTTAAGGTTTTTGAGGGGGCTCCAAGGCTTGCCTCAAAGCCCTGTGGGGGCGGCTTACCATTTAGTGTTGAGAGGGTTTTGAGGGTTCCCGAGGAAAGTGTGCTTGTTAAGGTTAAGGGGTACAAGGTTTACGTTGGTGCAAAAGTTTCCAAGGAGAGTCATGGGAAGTTTTACGGGTATATTGTGGATAAGGAGTCTTTGCTTAAATATCTCTTAGAGGGCGTCGAGGTTGTCAGGAAGTGGACCTCGCCTGAGAAACTTCAAGACTTCGACTTAATCGTTGATGCTAGGGGGCATCCGGTTTATAGTGGAAAGAAGGCTCTCGCTCTGCAGGTTGAGGGTATGTCAGAGGAGATTGTCGAGGACGAGATTCAGATTTACTTTTTCCCCGAAATTGTTGGATATGCTTGGGTCTTCCCTACTGGTGATAAGAGAGTTAAGGCTGGTTTTGGTGGGCTAGCTGAGCATGATGTGCTTCAAAGGCTTCTAAACGATTTGATCAGACGTATAAGACTGAGAGAGATAACGGGTGTCAAGGGTAGCCCTATAGCTTCAGGCGGGCTCCTAGGCCATTATAGTGATGGCGTTTACAGGATAGGAGAAGCTTTGGGTGCAGTGATGCCTCTATCAGGGGAGGGCATAAGGCCTTCGATGATAACTGCTGTAGCTCTGCACAGAGACCTCACGGGCCAGGCCAGCTTTAACAGGACTATCTCTAGCTTCGGTCTGGACCTCAACCTCAAGGTACAGCTCGGAATACTTAGATTTCTCGAGGAAAGCCCTCCCAGTGAGAGAGCAGCCCTCCTTGAGAGAGCCCCTCAGGAAATCTTAGAGCGGGTGACAGCTGGAACAGTGACGCTATCCTTTCTAGTAGAGGCTGCAGCCAGGTGGCCGGGATTCTTTTCAAAAATTGCGGGAAAAGTAACGGGACTTAATATTAAACAATTAACGGGAAAGTCGGATTAA
- a CDS encoding Gfo/Idh/MocA family oxidoreductase: MKPLGVAVAGLGRIGVVHTEILSYRVEGARLVAVTDVVEKLARTTGEKFKVKYYTDYDKLLSDPEVEAVFVATPTYLHHDMIVKAFEAGKHVFTEKPITVTVEEAVNVVRKAEKHGLKLMVGYMRRFDDAYMEAMKRIREGSIGKPVAFLNIARDPGAPPGWAQDPKLSGGIFLDMLSHDFDMARYLIGSEVKRLHVMGSAVLYDEIKAKGDLDLVNISFEFENGVYGVLHGSRKSVFGYDLRTEVLGTDGTIYVGNSVDPNLALGTKSGVLFRGVQWFWSRFYEAYVREDQAFVKAVLEDKTPPITGLDGLRVVEIAEACWQSLREGKPVSVTRSI; the protein is encoded by the coding sequence GTGAAACCTCTCGGTGTTGCTGTTGCAGGACTGGGTCGTATCGGTGTCGTTCATACTGAGATACTGTCGTACAGGGTTGAAGGGGCTCGTCTCGTTGCAGTAACAGATGTTGTTGAAAAACTTGCTAGAACGACGGGCGAGAAGTTTAAGGTTAAGTATTACACAGATTATGACAAGCTTTTAAGTGATCCGGAGGTAGAGGCCGTCTTCGTGGCCACACCCACATATCTGCACCATGACATGATTGTTAAGGCCTTTGAGGCCGGGAAACACGTGTTTACCGAGAAGCCGATCACAGTTACTGTCGAGGAGGCTGTGAATGTCGTTAGGAAGGCGGAGAAGCATGGCTTGAAGCTGATGGTAGGCTATATGAGAAGATTCGACGATGCCTACATGGAGGCTATGAAGAGGATTAGGGAGGGCTCTATAGGCAAACCTGTAGCCTTCCTTAATATTGCTAGGGATCCTGGTGCTCCCCCAGGCTGGGCGCAGGACCCGAAGTTGAGTGGCGGGATATTCCTGGACATGTTGAGCCATGACTTTGACATGGCGCGCTATCTTATCGGAAGCGAGGTGAAAAGATTACATGTCATGGGCTCAGCTGTCCTATATGATGAGATAAAGGCTAAGGGCGACTTAGACCTTGTAAACATAAGCTTCGAGTTCGAAAACGGCGTCTACGGGGTTCTTCACGGTAGCCGTAAAAGCGTGTTTGGCTACGACTTGAGGACTGAGGTTCTTGGAACGGATGGAACTATTTACGTCGGTAATAGCGTTGACCCTAACCTCGCCTTAGGTACAAAGAGTGGGGTTTTATTCCGTGGAGTGCAATGGTTCTGGTCTCGCTTTTATGAGGCGTATGTACGCGAGGATCAGGCGTTTGTTAAAGCTGTCTTGGAGGATAAGACTCCCCCCATTACGGGGTTGGATGGTCTTAGAGTTGTTGAAATCGCCGAGGCGTGCTGGCAGAGCTTAAGAGAGGGTAAACCGGTGAGCGTAACTAGGAGTATCTAG
- a CDS encoding phospholipase D-like domain-containing protein, translated as MRRGSIGSILLLVVLLVGISFLGGYYLGSRGRTITIEQPPATAPSGIKVEIINDRDYYPKLLSLLSSANRSIYVAMFEFKSDTDEISRIVEILIGKSKKGVDVKVVLENTIDDNELTYRRLLANGVPVRFDTRAKTTHAKLIIVDGRFVIVGSHNWSYMAMMRNHEASVLIDSPEIANAETEYFMQIWGGN; from the coding sequence ATGCGTAGAGGGTCTATAGGATCAATCCTTCTCCTCGTAGTTCTATTAGTCGGTATATCCTTTCTTGGAGGCTACTACCTCGGTAGTAGAGGAAGAACGATCACCATTGAACAGCCGCCTGCAACGGCGCCTTCCGGGATCAAGGTTGAAATTATAAACGACAGGGACTATTATCCAAAGCTCCTCTCCCTCCTCTCCTCTGCTAACAGGTCTATATATGTAGCGATGTTCGAGTTTAAGAGCGATACCGATGAGATTTCCCGAATAGTCGAGATCCTCATCGGCAAGTCAAAGAAGGGCGTCGACGTAAAGGTGGTTCTCGAAAACACCATCGATGACAATGAACTCACATACAGGAGGCTGCTCGCAAACGGAGTCCCGGTAAGGTTTGATACACGAGCCAAGACGACTCACGCGAAGCTAATCATAGTTGATGGAAGGTTTGTCATAGTGGGATCCCATAACTGGAGCTATATGGCCATGATGCGTAACCACGAGGCCAGTGTACTCATCGACAGCCCCGAGATAGCTAACGCGGAAACAGAGTACTTTATGCAGATATGGGGTGGCAACTAG
- the tmk gene encoding dTMP kinase, giving the protein MSGYSRKKVFCPQCQDYVTPKVVRNLTLTGEIVIEYYCPKHGFIMSERKTLDLPKRKVTPGGVYIVFEGIDGSGKTTQAVMLYEYLSNRNFEVVLVREPWVKAIKDFLYKHDLDPDAEAYLFAADRIILQKEVVLPALESGKIVVSDRSVFASLAYQVVRGLPADFIMAINRSIRLPDIVVLLDLPLELAVKRLEARGETTRFEDPSFMQKVRERYLELAREYNSLFIVIDASRTIHEVHQEILTKLAEKLKNKSIKIDL; this is encoded by the coding sequence ATGTCCGGATACTCCAGGAAAAAAGTCTTCTGCCCTCAATGCCAGGACTACGTAACACCTAAGGTTGTTCGTAACCTTACGCTTACCGGTGAGATTGTAATTGAGTATTATTGTCCCAAACACGGCTTTATAATGTCTGAGAGAAAAACCCTGGATCTCCCAAAGCGTAAAGTTACGCCGGGAGGAGTATACATAGTCTTCGAAGGGATAGACGGGAGCGGTAAGACTACACAGGCTGTAATGCTCTACGAGTACCTCTCAAACAGAAATTTCGAAGTGGTCCTCGTAAGAGAACCTTGGGTCAAAGCCATAAAGGACTTCCTTTACAAGCATGACCTTGACCCTGATGCCGAGGCTTATCTTTTTGCAGCCGACAGAATAATACTTCAAAAGGAAGTTGTACTCCCGGCTCTTGAATCAGGAAAAATTGTGGTTTCTGATAGGTCAGTCTTCGCAAGCCTCGCCTATCAGGTTGTTCGTGGTCTACCCGCAGACTTCATAATGGCAATCAACCGCTCTATAAGGCTGCCTGACATAGTTGTACTTCTAGACCTTCCTCTCGAGCTTGCTGTCAAACGCTTGGAAGCCAGAGGAGAAACAACGAGGTTTGAGGATCCAAGCTTCATGCAGAAGGTCAGGGAAAGATATCTAGAATTGGCTCGGGAATATAATTCACTCTTCATCGTTATTGATGCTTCTAGGACGATCCATGAGGTACACCAAGAGATTCTAACGAAACTAGCCGAGAAGTTGAAAAACAAGTCGATAAAGATCGATTTATAG
- a CDS encoding class I SAM-dependent methyltransferase, whose amino-acid sequence MSLEVIEVFSRYSVEYDSWYKTPYGRAVLESEANLLNLLLPSGVGLDLGSGTGVFAEKLALNREIVCLDPTSEMLVLAKSRCQHSVLAVGEHPPLRVGSLDFIYAVTVLEFLETPLEMMVAVKGLLKPNGRLVLLSIEKNSPWGRMYAEIAEKGTDPVISMARLYTLSEVEEYLKTAGYKVYERAFTLDYEPLTTPSKPPRLYIGEYCSSCGVFAVVATPT is encoded by the coding sequence GTGAGCCTAGAGGTTATAGAGGTCTTCTCCAGATACTCAGTTGAATACGACTCCTGGTATAAAACGCCATATGGTCGAGCTGTTCTCGAATCAGAGGCAAACCTTCTCAATCTCCTTCTCCCAAGCGGGGTCGGGTTAGACCTCGGCTCTGGCACTGGAGTCTTTGCCGAAAAACTAGCCCTTAACCGGGAGATAGTATGCCTTGATCCTACCTCTGAGATGCTCGTGTTGGCCAAGTCTAGGTGTCAGCATTCCGTGCTTGCTGTCGGCGAGCATCCCCCGTTAAGGGTTGGTTCTCTCGACTTCATTTACGCTGTGACTGTTTTGGAGTTTTTAGAGACCCCTTTGGAAATGATGGTAGCTGTTAAAGGTCTCCTAAAGCCTAACGGCAGGCTAGTACTGTTGTCTATTGAAAAGAATAGTCCTTGGGGCAGGATGTATGCAGAAATTGCTGAAAAGGGAACAGACCCCGTGATCTCGATGGCCAGGTTATATACCTTGAGCGAAGTCGAGGAGTATCTGAAAACTGCGGGATATAAGGTTTATGAGAGGGCATTCACGCTAGACTATGAACCATTAACAACTCCAAGCAAACCCCCTAGGCTCTATATTGGGGAATATTGCTCATCATGCGGCGTTTTTGCTGTCGTAGCAACACCTACCTAG
- the alaXM gene encoding alanyl-tRNA editing protein AlaXM yields MTKLLYQIDSYLREFEATITRVEGEKVYLDQTAFHPGPSGGLDTDTGWLILPDGTKLEVIRAVEEPNDVAHILSSPTVLTTGTKVKGIINWDRRYRMMRLHTASHVLAAILYKKYGALVTGGHIQPEGARDDFDLTGVDDWKAALSEAISETNKILKSCLEVKVYWLKRDEALKIPGIVKLAGRLPPEVEEIRIVEIPGVDIQADGGPHVKNTCEVGEIVLQKTESKGAKRKRIYYTLTP; encoded by the coding sequence ATGACAAAGCTCCTATACCAGATCGACAGCTACCTACGTGAGTTCGAAGCAACAATAACGCGCGTAGAAGGCGAGAAAGTATACCTCGACCAAACAGCTTTTCACCCTGGTCCAAGCGGGGGACTAGACACGGATACAGGTTGGCTTATTCTCCCCGACGGAACCAAGTTGGAGGTCATTAGGGCTGTCGAGGAGCCCAATGACGTGGCCCACATCCTATCATCACCTACAGTCCTCACAACCGGAACAAAGGTAAAGGGGATAATAAACTGGGATCGACGTTACAGGATGATGCGCTTACACACAGCCAGCCACGTCTTAGCCGCAATTCTCTACAAAAAATACGGTGCACTCGTAACGGGAGGCCACATCCAACCGGAAGGCGCACGGGATGATTTCGACTTGACGGGAGTCGATGACTGGAAAGCGGCACTGAGCGAGGCTATTTCCGAGACAAACAAGATTCTAAAGAGCTGCCTCGAGGTTAAGGTATACTGGCTCAAGCGGGATGAGGCTCTCAAAATCCCGGGCATCGTAAAGCTAGCCGGCCGCCTCCCTCCAGAAGTAGAGGAAATCAGAATTGTTGAGATTCCGGGTGTTGACATACAGGCGGACGGTGGACCGCACGTCAAGAACACTTGCGAAGTCGGAGAGATTGTTCTACAAAAGACGGAAAGCAAGGGTGCAAAGAGAAAGAGAATCTACTACACTCTCACACCCTGA
- a CDS encoding thiamine-phosphate synthase family protein, protein MKLGKVSIDNLRRILETVGLRAELDANPLSEEEVVSTNPAIGVPLKTLGFFAFHYTASNVAVAFAKPMYATLNVLGPPSTTDEEMEEVVKSFVAECRKYQVELRGGHTARYEGIEYPLAVSTIIGKRVRPRLNPSPGDKVYLIGTIGAESAWLLGKSIPLEEMTPLPNALKLMRFEQVKLLHDVSEGGVLGALLELSKHYGFIIKVTAPSMPTNKDLPRDFDPLTAPTYGALLAVTSSPQELEAVCRDEGVQCTSLAVIVGKGEGVEYKSKLYSEPLSTPLIELYNPYTPGDPELAQVLLAATMLIKIKDIERFIPEVGANIAYARRGASRTEDVVALDGRIVRTSKGARICGKPSYGSSRHLARVILQATRNNPDLRAAINLKPEPVLLKGLERIGLNPLEVKAVPSECPIEQALHEGSKALALYYRNLPNLEPSLVILGDDPVKLVELVRLALSNIGAQEKT, encoded by the coding sequence ATGAAGCTCGGAAAAGTTTCTATTGATAACCTTCGTAGAATTCTTGAAACCGTAGGGCTTAGAGCAGAGCTAGACGCTAACCCTCTCAGTGAAGAAGAGGTTGTTTCAACAAATCCAGCTATAGGAGTCCCCTTGAAAACGCTCGGATTCTTTGCCTTTCACTACACTGCCTCGAATGTCGCCGTTGCCTTTGCCAAACCCATGTATGCGACACTCAACGTTTTAGGCCCACCCTCAACCACCGACGAAGAAATGGAAGAGGTGGTGAAGAGCTTCGTCGCCGAATGCAGGAAGTATCAAGTAGAGTTAAGAGGCGGGCATACAGCGCGCTACGAGGGCATCGAGTACCCCTTAGCCGTCTCAACAATAATTGGTAAACGGGTCAGACCAAGGCTTAACCCATCACCGGGTGACAAGGTATACCTTATAGGCACAATAGGAGCAGAGTCAGCCTGGCTCCTAGGAAAAAGCATCCCGCTTGAAGAAATGACCCCTCTCCCGAATGCATTGAAGCTAATGCGATTTGAACAGGTCAAGCTTCTCCACGACGTCTCGGAAGGCGGCGTACTCGGAGCCTTACTAGAGCTTAGCAAACATTATGGCTTCATCATAAAAGTTACAGCCCCAAGTATGCCCACCAATAAGGATCTACCAAGAGACTTTGACCCCCTCACCGCACCAACATACGGTGCACTTCTAGCAGTGACCTCCTCGCCCCAGGAGCTCGAAGCGGTCTGTCGAGACGAAGGAGTACAGTGCACCTCCCTAGCTGTCATAGTTGGTAAGGGGGAAGGAGTCGAGTACAAGTCTAAACTGTACTCTGAGCCACTGAGTACTCCTCTCATAGAACTTTACAACCCCTACACGCCTGGAGACCCTGAGCTGGCACAAGTCCTGCTCGCAGCAACCATGTTGATTAAGATTAAAGATATAGAGAGATTCATACCCGAGGTAGGCGCCAACATTGCTTATGCCAGGCGAGGCGCTTCCCGAACAGAGGATGTCGTCGCTCTAGACGGCAGGATAGTGAGAACGTCAAAGGGAGCAAGGATCTGCGGCAAGCCATCTTATGGATCCTCAAGGCACCTTGCACGGGTAATCCTCCAAGCCACTAGAAACAACCCTGACCTCAGGGCGGCTATAAACCTCAAGCCAGAACCAGTGCTCCTCAAGGGGCTAGAGCGGATAGGTCTAAACCCACTCGAGGTCAAAGCAGTTCCATCAGAGTGTCCCATAGAGCAGGCCTTACATGAGGGATCGAAGGCTTTAGCTCTCTACTACCGAAACCTGCCGAACCTTGAGCCTTCTCTCGTAATACTAGGTGACGATCCAGTGAAGCTTGTAGAGCTGGTTAGACTGGCCTTGTCTAATATCGGTGCTCAGGAAAAAACTTAA